The proteins below are encoded in one region of Streptomyces cyanogenus:
- a CDS encoding alpha/beta fold hydrolase encodes MSLSYRQPGVVLTDRHFTVPLDHADPGGETIELYAREAVASDKAGQDLPWLVYLQGGPGFGANRFVGRQTWLDRALKEYRVLLLDQRGTGRSTPATRQTLPLRGGPAAQADYLTHFRADSIVRDCEAVRPQVTGGAPWTVLGQSFGGFCTVSYLSLAPEGIDTALITGGLPSLHAHADDVYRAAYPRIERKVTAHYARYPQDVERARRIADHLLTHDVVLPNGYRFTVEAFQSLGLMLGTGDGSHRLHHLLEDAFVRTPAGPELSDAFQEQAQALLSYAGHPLYALVHEAIYGQDARPTAWAAERVRAEFPQFDAAKALTGDGPVLFTGETVHPWMFDADPALRPLRETAGLLAARTDWRPLYDPARLAANEVPVTAAVYHDDMYVDTAHSLETAAAIRGLRPWVTNEYEHDGLRAGAPRVLDRLLALVRDEA; translated from the coding sequence TTGAGCCTCAGCTACCGCCAGCCCGGCGTCGTCCTCACCGACCGCCACTTCACCGTGCCCCTCGACCACGCCGACCCGGGCGGGGAGACCATCGAGCTGTACGCCCGCGAGGCGGTGGCGAGCGACAAGGCCGGGCAGGACCTGCCCTGGCTGGTGTATCTGCAGGGCGGCCCCGGCTTCGGAGCGAATCGTTTCGTCGGACGTCAGACCTGGCTCGACCGGGCCCTGAAGGAGTACCGCGTCCTGCTGCTCGACCAGCGTGGCACCGGCCGCTCCACACCCGCCACCCGGCAGACGCTGCCGCTGCGCGGCGGTCCCGCCGCGCAGGCCGACTACCTCACCCACTTCCGCGCCGACTCCATCGTCCGTGACTGCGAGGCCGTCCGTCCCCAGGTCACCGGCGGCGCCCCGTGGACCGTGCTCGGCCAGAGCTTCGGCGGCTTCTGCACGGTGTCGTACCTCTCCCTCGCCCCGGAGGGCATCGACACCGCGCTCATCACCGGCGGCCTGCCGTCCCTGCACGCCCACGCCGACGACGTGTACCGGGCCGCCTACCCGCGCATCGAACGCAAGGTCACCGCGCACTACGCCCGCTACCCGCAGGACGTGGAGCGGGCCCGCCGGATCGCCGACCACCTCCTCACCCACGACGTGGTCCTCCCGAACGGCTACCGTTTCACCGTCGAGGCCTTCCAGTCCCTCGGCCTGATGCTCGGCACGGGAGACGGCAGCCACCGGCTGCACCACCTGCTGGAGGACGCCTTCGTCCGCACCCCCGCCGGCCCGGAGCTGTCCGACGCCTTCCAGGAGCAGGCCCAGGCCCTCCTGTCGTACGCCGGCCACCCCCTCTACGCCCTCGTCCACGAGGCGATCTACGGCCAGGACGCCCGCCCCACCGCCTGGGCCGCCGAACGCGTCCGCGCCGAGTTCCCGCAGTTCGACGCGGCCAAGGCGCTCACCGGGGACGGCCCGGTGCTCTTCACCGGCGAGACGGTCCACCCCTGGATGTTCGACGCCGACCCGGCCCTGCGCCCCCTGCGCGAGACGGCCGGGCTGCTCGCCGCCCGCACCGACTGGCGGCCCCTCTACGACCCGGCACGCCTGGCCGCGAACGAGGTCCCGGTCACCGCGGCCGTGTACCACGACGACATGTACGTCGACACCGCGCACTCCCTGGAGACGGCCGCCGCGATCCGCGGCCTGCGCCCCTGGGTCACCAACGAGTACGAGCACGACGGCCTGCGCGCGGGCGCGCCCCGCGTCCTGGACCGCCTGCTGGCGCTGGTGCGCGACGAGGCGTGA
- a CDS encoding PIG-L deacetylase family protein — translation MTESKITQLQPLPDDWQRALAVVAHPDDLEYGCSAAVAAWTDAGREVTYLLATRGEAGIATLDPAVCGPLREREQRAGAAVVGVRTVEFLDHRDGVIEYGVALRRDIAAAIRRHRPDLLVTLNHRDTWGGVAWNTPDHVAVGRATLDAAADAGNRWVFPELAEQGLEPWNGVRRVAVAGSSNPTHAVDARPGLERAVRSLLEHRSYVEALTDQDPEAYVRDFLTETTTATGRRFGGIPAVAFEVFGR, via the coding sequence ATGACGGAGTCCAAGATCACCCAGCTCCAGCCCCTGCCCGACGACTGGCAGCGAGCCCTCGCCGTGGTGGCCCACCCGGACGACCTCGAATACGGGTGCTCAGCGGCGGTCGCCGCCTGGACCGACGCCGGCCGGGAGGTCACCTACCTGCTGGCCACCCGCGGCGAGGCGGGCATCGCCACCCTGGACCCCGCCGTCTGCGGCCCGCTGCGCGAACGCGAGCAGCGGGCCGGTGCCGCCGTCGTCGGCGTCCGCACCGTGGAGTTCCTCGACCACCGGGACGGCGTGATCGAGTACGGCGTCGCGCTGCGCCGCGACATCGCCGCCGCGATCCGCCGCCACCGGCCCGACCTCCTCGTCACCCTCAACCACCGTGACACCTGGGGCGGTGTCGCCTGGAACACCCCCGACCACGTCGCCGTCGGCCGCGCCACCCTGGACGCCGCGGCCGACGCCGGCAACCGCTGGGTCTTCCCGGAACTCGCCGAGCAGGGCCTGGAACCCTGGAACGGCGTCCGCCGGGTGGCCGTCGCCGGGTCCAGCAACCCCACCCACGCCGTCGACGCCAGGCCCGGCCTGGAACGGGCGGTGCGCTCGCTGCTCGAACACCGCAGCTACGTCGAGGCGTTGACCGACCAGGACCCCGAGGCGTACGTCCGCGACTTCCTCACCGAGACCACCACCGCCACCGGCAGGCGCTTCGGCGGCATACCGGCGGTGGCCTTCGAGGTGTTCGGCCGGTAG
- a CDS encoding pentapeptide repeat-containing protein encodes MPDQIADPATDLRGDCARCFGLCCVALPFARSADFALDKPAGKPCPNLQGDHRCGIHAGLRKKGFTGCTVYDCFGAGQKVSQVTFGGQDWRTGPKEHARRMFDVFPVVRQLHELLWYLTEALGLPAARPVHPELRQALEKTEHLTRQTPGELAALDVAAHRQEVNVLLLRTSELARAGAGGNGRGKGKGRGRDRRGADLVGARLRGADLRGASLRGACLIAADLTGADLRDADLIGADLRDTDLTDADLTGAFFLTQPQVNAARGSAGTRLPASVTHPVHWTAAR; translated from the coding sequence ATGCCGGATCAGATAGCCGACCCCGCCACCGACCTGCGCGGCGACTGCGCGCGGTGCTTCGGGCTGTGCTGCGTCGCCCTGCCCTTCGCCCGCTCCGCCGACTTCGCGCTGGACAAGCCCGCGGGCAAGCCCTGCCCGAACCTCCAGGGCGACCACCGCTGCGGGATCCATGCCGGCCTGCGGAAGAAGGGCTTCACCGGCTGCACGGTCTACGACTGCTTCGGCGCCGGCCAGAAGGTCTCGCAGGTCACCTTCGGCGGACAGGACTGGCGTACCGGACCGAAGGAGCACGCGCGCCGGATGTTCGACGTGTTCCCGGTGGTCCGGCAGCTGCACGAGCTGCTGTGGTACCTGACCGAGGCACTCGGCCTGCCCGCCGCCCGGCCCGTCCACCCCGAGCTGCGGCAGGCGCTGGAGAAGACCGAGCACCTCACCCGGCAGACCCCCGGGGAGCTGGCCGCGCTGGACGTGGCCGCGCACCGGCAGGAGGTCAACGTTCTCCTGCTGCGCACCAGCGAGCTGGCCCGGGCCGGCGCCGGCGGCAACGGCAGGGGCAAGGGGAAGGGCAGGGGCAGGGACCGGCGGGGCGCGGACCTCGTCGGCGCCCGGCTCAGGGGCGCCGACCTGCGCGGGGCAAGCCTGCGCGGCGCCTGTCTGATAGCCGCCGACCTCACCGGTGCCGACCTGCGCGACGCGGATCTGATCGGTGCCGACCTGCGCGACACCGACCTGACCGACGCGGACCTCACCGGCGCTTTCTTCCTCACCCAGCCGCAGGTCAACGCGGCCCGGGGCAGCGCGGGTACTCGGCTGCCGGCCTCAGTCACCCACCCGGTGCACTGGACAGCGGCCCGCTGA
- a CDS encoding cytochrome P450 — translation MAETTGATGTGLPKGFRGAEQGWPGLHRIPHPPHRLPLLGDVLGADRRRPVQDSMRFARELGPIFRRRAFGKEFVFVWGARLAADLADESRFAKHVGLGVANLRPVAGDGLFTAYNDEPNWQLAHDVLAPGFAREAMEGYHGMMLAVAGRLTDHWDRELAAGRTVDVPGDMTRLTLETIARTGFGHDFGSFERDRPHPFVTAMVGTLTYAQRLNSVPGPLAPLLLRAAARRNAADMAYLDRTVDDLVAARRRSGGGEGDLLDRMLATAHPETGEKLSAQNVRKQVITFLVAGHETTSGALSFALHYLARHPGIAARARAEVDRVWGDAPRPGYDQVAKLRYVRRVLDESLRLWPTAPAFAREARQDTVLAGEHPMRRGAWALVLTPMLHREPEVWGEDADGFDPDRFTAAAVRARPPHTFKPFGTGARACIGRQFALHEATLVLGLLLRRYELHADPGYRLTVTERLTLMPEGLRLRLERRPRLTADPQGAGRPADGGAADEPRRGPAEPSEPLSAGRCPVHRVGD, via the coding sequence ATGGCGGAGACGACGGGGGCCACCGGGACCGGGCTGCCGAAGGGTTTCCGGGGCGCCGAGCAGGGCTGGCCCGGGCTGCACCGCATACCGCACCCGCCGCACCGGCTGCCGCTGCTCGGCGATGTGCTCGGCGCCGACCGGAGGCGGCCGGTGCAGGACTCGATGCGCTTCGCGCGCGAGCTCGGGCCGATCTTCCGGCGCCGGGCCTTCGGCAAGGAGTTCGTGTTCGTGTGGGGGGCGCGGCTGGCCGCCGACCTCGCCGACGAGTCCCGGTTCGCCAAGCACGTCGGACTGGGCGTCGCCAATCTGCGGCCGGTGGCCGGCGACGGCCTGTTCACCGCCTACAACGACGAGCCCAACTGGCAGCTGGCGCACGACGTCCTGGCTCCCGGGTTCGCACGGGAGGCCATGGAGGGCTACCACGGCATGATGCTCGCGGTCGCCGGGCGGCTGACCGACCACTGGGACCGCGAGCTGGCGGCCGGGCGCACGGTGGACGTGCCCGGCGACATGACCCGGCTGACCCTGGAGACGATCGCCCGGACCGGCTTCGGGCACGACTTCGGCTCCTTCGAGCGGGACCGCCCGCACCCCTTCGTCACGGCGATGGTCGGCACCCTCACCTACGCCCAGCGGCTGAACAGCGTGCCCGGGCCGCTCGCCCCGCTGCTGCTGCGCGCCGCCGCCCGGCGCAACGCGGCCGACATGGCGTACCTCGACCGCACCGTCGACGACCTGGTCGCCGCCCGGCGCCGGTCCGGTGGCGGCGAGGGGGACCTGCTGGACCGCATGCTGGCGACCGCGCACCCGGAGACCGGGGAGAAGCTGTCCGCGCAGAACGTCCGCAAGCAGGTGATCACATTCCTGGTCGCGGGCCACGAGACCACCTCGGGCGCCCTGTCCTTCGCCCTGCACTACCTCGCCCGGCACCCCGGGATCGCCGCCCGGGCCCGCGCCGAGGTGGACCGGGTCTGGGGCGACGCCCCGCGGCCCGGCTACGACCAGGTCGCCAAGCTGCGCTACGTGCGCCGGGTGCTGGACGAGTCGCTGCGGCTGTGGCCGACGGCGCCCGCCTTCGCCCGCGAGGCCCGGCAGGACACGGTCCTCGCCGGGGAGCATCCGATGCGCCGGGGCGCGTGGGCCCTGGTGCTGACGCCGATGCTGCACCGCGAGCCGGAGGTGTGGGGGGAGGACGCCGACGGGTTCGACCCGGACCGCTTCACCGCGGCGGCCGTGCGGGCCCGGCCACCGCACACCTTCAAGCCGTTCGGCACCGGCGCCCGGGCCTGCATCGGCCGCCAGTTCGCGCTGCACGAGGCGACCCTGGTCCTCGGCCTGCTGCTGCGCCGCTACGAGCTGCACGCCGACCCCGGCTACCGGCTCACCGTCACCGAACGCCTGACGCTGATGCCGGAGGGGCTGCGGCTGCGGCTGGAGCGCCGACCGCGGCTCACCGCAGACCCACAGGGGGCCGGACGGCCGGCCGACGGCGGAGCGGCGGACGAACCACGGCGTGGGCCGGCCGAGCCGTCGGAGCCCCTGTCAGCGGGCCGCTGTCCAGTGCACCGGGTGGGTGACTGA
- a CDS encoding TetR/AcrR family transcriptional regulator: MPANQGERARRRLSTGERREQLLSVGAKLFSESPYDDVWIEQVAEIAGVSRGLLYHYFPTKREFFAAVVERESARMLRMTAAVPGVPVREQLTAGLDTYLGYVEAHAHGFRAFHRADAAGDQAVRRVYRQALAAQEKQILAALAADPEFGPVVETAPQVRLAVRGWLAFTTAVCLEWLRGEGEFSREQVRDLCARALLGVLAHS, from the coding sequence ATGCCCGCGAACCAGGGGGAACGCGCCCGGCGCAGACTCAGCACCGGGGAGCGCCGTGAGCAGCTGCTGTCGGTCGGCGCGAAGCTGTTCTCGGAGAGCCCCTACGACGACGTGTGGATCGAGCAGGTCGCCGAGATCGCCGGGGTCTCGCGCGGGCTGCTGTACCACTACTTCCCGACCAAGCGGGAGTTCTTCGCCGCCGTCGTGGAGCGGGAGAGCGCGCGGATGCTGCGCATGACGGCGGCGGTGCCCGGGGTGCCGGTGCGCGAGCAGCTGACCGCCGGCCTCGACACCTACCTCGGCTACGTCGAGGCCCACGCCCACGGCTTCCGCGCCTTCCACCGCGCCGACGCGGCCGGCGACCAGGCCGTGCGCCGGGTCTACCGGCAGGCCCTGGCCGCCCAGGAGAAGCAGATCCTGGCCGCGCTCGCCGCCGACCCCGAGTTCGGGCCCGTCGTCGAGACCGCCCCCCAGGTGCGCCTCGCGGTGCGCGGCTGGCTCGCCTTCACCACCGCCGTCTGTCTCGAATGGCTGCGCGGGGAGGGCGAGTTCAGCCGGGAACAGGTGCGCGACCTGTGCGCCCGTGCCCTGCTGGGCGTTCTCGCGCACTCCTGA
- a CDS encoding DUF2470 domain-containing protein: MGDTQDWTAAPGAAERARSVLAAAWSCAVTADGAREEYAGAHTVTEDGAVRLTVPDDSALFGAVLCAPRQEPSALLEFADVAPVPVRHRIRARLFLSGWFAPSEGTLLFQPTRVVLRRPAGAVVVDRDEFAAARPDPLADAEARLLTHLADAHPDAVERLTRLVRPESLHAATRVAPLAVDRHGLTLRIERTRAHGDVRLPFHAPADDVAQLTERMHALLAQAAAAGCPRALQRQRADGDG; this comes from the coding sequence ATGGGTGACACGCAGGACTGGACGGCCGCCCCCGGCGCGGCGGAACGGGCCCGCTCGGTGCTGGCCGCCGCGTGGTCGTGCGCGGTGACCGCGGACGGCGCGCGCGAGGAGTACGCCGGCGCGCACACCGTCACCGAGGACGGCGCCGTACGGCTGACGGTGCCTGACGACAGCGCCCTGTTCGGGGCGGTCCTGTGCGCCCCACGCCAGGAGCCCTCCGCCCTGCTGGAGTTCGCCGACGTGGCACCCGTACCGGTGCGCCACCGCATCCGCGCCCGGCTCTTCCTCTCCGGCTGGTTCGCCCCGTCCGAGGGCACCCTCCTCTTCCAACCCACCCGCGTGGTGCTGCGCCGGCCCGCCGGGGCGGTGGTGGTCGACCGGGACGAGTTCGCCGCCGCACGCCCCGACCCCCTCGCCGACGCCGAGGCCCGGCTGCTCACCCATCTCGCCGACGCCCACCCGGACGCCGTCGAGCGCCTCACCCGCCTGGTGCGGCCCGAGAGCCTGCACGCGGCGACGCGGGTGGCGCCGCTCGCCGTCGACCGGCACGGACTGACCCTGCGCATCGAACGCACCCGCGCCCACGGCGACGTACGGCTGCCGTTCCACGCGCCCGCCGACGACGTCGCCCAGCTCACCGAGCGCATGCACGCCCTGCTGGCCCAGGCCGCTGCCGCCGGCTGCCCCCGCGCGCTACAGCGGCAGCGCGCAGACGGCGACGGGTGA